In a single window of the Agromyces sp. H17E-10 genome:
- a CDS encoding ABC transporter permease, whose protein sequence is MRRAVVRFATSVVATVVEAFEELRVHKGRVLLSLIGVAAAVCALATVVGAGAIAEQAGRELQERSGGRPATVSLNAYSTTGTLDAGEAGVAWQDALDRHGIDFASRVGWGGLSVPFADGAVTIQAQVVDPDYGVIHRVPVSEGRWFTDRDADRLAPALVVNEAFWAKLGRPPLASHPVVEVVGSDRVDAVVIGVTPAQSEWDTQPSMFVLTDAYLALQPETPDPMMGEFMPSYEMWVPDGVSDELTESMREAFREGLADGASVDGWRSDYAAMEGDPYLPLKLTVAGVAVVILLLGALGLVTVSLVTVRTRIREIGIRRSFGASAGRVFFSVLMESVVGTFVAGVVGVGIAIALVRSPLMGMALGGAQIEDMPGFPVEAAVIGIAAAVVVGALAGLVPALAAVRVRVIDAIRF, encoded by the coding sequence GTGAGGCGCGCCGTCGTCCGGTTCGCGACCTCGGTCGTCGCGACCGTGGTCGAGGCGTTCGAGGAGCTGCGCGTCCACAAGGGACGCGTGCTGCTCTCGCTCATCGGCGTCGCCGCGGCCGTCTGCGCACTCGCGACCGTCGTCGGAGCCGGCGCCATCGCCGAACAGGCGGGCCGCGAGCTGCAGGAGCGCAGCGGCGGTCGCCCCGCGACCGTGAGCCTCAACGCCTACAGCACCACGGGCACGCTCGATGCCGGGGAGGCCGGCGTCGCCTGGCAGGACGCGCTCGATCGCCACGGCATCGACTTCGCCAGTCGGGTGGGCTGGGGCGGACTCAGCGTGCCGTTCGCCGACGGCGCGGTCACCATCCAGGCGCAGGTCGTCGATCCCGACTACGGCGTCATCCACCGCGTTCCGGTGTCGGAGGGACGGTGGTTCACCGACCGCGACGCCGACCGGCTCGCGCCGGCACTCGTCGTGAACGAGGCGTTCTGGGCGAAGCTGGGGCGGCCGCCGCTCGCGTCGCATCCCGTCGTCGAGGTCGTCGGTTCCGACCGTGTCGACGCGGTCGTCATCGGCGTGACGCCGGCGCAGAGCGAGTGGGACACGCAGCCGTCGATGTTCGTGCTGACCGACGCGTACCTCGCCCTGCAACCCGAGACGCCCGATCCGATGATGGGGGAGTTCATGCCCTCGTACGAGATGTGGGTGCCCGACGGGGTCTCCGACGAGCTCACGGAGTCGATGCGGGAGGCGTTCCGCGAGGGCCTCGCCGACGGCGCGAGCGTCGACGGGTGGCGCAGCGACTACGCCGCGATGGAGGGCGACCCGTACCTGCCGCTGAAGCTCACGGTCGCCGGCGTCGCCGTCGTCATCCTGCTGCTCGGGGCGCTCGGCCTCGTCACGGTCTCGCTCGTCACGGTCCGCACGCGCATCCGCGAGATCGGCATCCGACGGTCGTTCGGCGCGTCCGCCGGTCGGGTCTTCTTCTCGGTGCTCATGGAGTCGGTCGTCGGCACCTTCGTCGCCGGGGTCGTCGGGGTCGGCATCGCGATCGCGCTCGTGCGCAGCCCGCTGATGGGCATGGCCCTCGGCGGCGCGCAGATCGAGGACATGCCGGGCTTCCCGGTCGAGGCGGCGGTGATCGGCATCGCCGCGGCCGTCGTCGTCGGTGCGCTCGCGGGCCTCGTGCCGGCGCTCGCCGCGGTCCGTGTTCGCGTGATCGATGCGATCCGGTTCTGA
- a CDS encoding ABC transporter ATP-binding protein, whose product MSLVMAHGVGRTVELPDGTPLEILTDVDLEIAEGDRVSIVGRSGSGKSTLLNLLGLLDLPTSGELHCLGVDVRRTRSGTRDRLRGDGIGFVFQQFNLLPGRTALENVQTPLLYSGGRSFWQRERIAREMLDRVGLGARVDAKPERLSGGEQQRVAIARALVRRPRLILADEPTGALDLETGAEVMALIESVADETGAALVTITHDPSIAARSTRHFQLTAGRLETRDPDAAATAVTSGPTSGSANADGVAA is encoded by the coding sequence GTGAGCCTCGTCATGGCGCACGGCGTCGGCCGCACGGTCGAACTGCCCGACGGGACGCCGCTCGAGATCCTGACCGACGTCGACCTGGAGATCGCGGAGGGTGACCGGGTCTCGATCGTCGGGCGCAGCGGCTCGGGCAAGTCGACCCTGTTGAATCTGCTGGGGCTTCTCGACCTGCCGACTTCGGGCGAGCTGCACTGCCTCGGCGTCGACGTCCGACGCACCCGCAGCGGTACGCGGGACCGGCTCCGCGGCGACGGCATCGGCTTCGTGTTCCAGCAGTTCAACCTGCTGCCGGGGCGCACGGCGCTCGAGAACGTGCAGACACCGCTGCTCTATTCGGGCGGTCGCTCGTTCTGGCAGCGTGAACGGATCGCACGCGAGATGCTCGACCGGGTAGGGCTCGGAGCGCGCGTCGACGCGAAACCCGAGCGCCTCTCGGGCGGTGAGCAGCAGCGGGTCGCCATCGCACGGGCGCTCGTGCGCCGGCCCCGCCTCATCCTCGCCGACGAGCCGACCGGGGCGCTCGATCTCGAGACGGGCGCCGAGGTCATGGCGCTCATCGAGTCGGTCGCCGACGAGACCGGCGCTGCGCTCGTGACGATCACCCACGACCCGTCGATCGCGGCGCGGTCGACGCGGCACTTCCAGCTCACGGCCGGCCGCCTCGAGACGAGAGACCCCGACGCTGCCGCGACTGCGGTGACGAGCGGCCCGACGAGCGGGTCCGCGAACGCCGACGGGGTCGCGGCGTGA
- a CDS encoding efflux RND transporter periplasmic adaptor subunit encodes MGVWRKWIFPTVRIVVIAVIAVALTKLAFFPDRSEPEAEALVPTGSVSEPQIPVERGVIANDVLLTGTVDADASVPVKAAATGPVDEVFVKVGQRVDAGQKLFDIKVEDEIDPAALAEPAAPPAGGEPQPAAPPQPTFHYEKVLAPIAGVLSSLDVIPGQPVSTGEVAGQVAPPSFSVTATLSPEQQYRLTSAPTEAVVTIAGGPAPFTCTGLKIATPLAGSGQPSTDGGAPAETGATTVRCAVPGDVQVFPGLSAQVKISAGSAEDVLTVPTTAVEGGAETGVVWRVGDDGEPVEQPVKLGLSDGSKVEVIEGVAEGDVVLQFVPGAEAGEGETCVATSDGAMMCGMPVK; translated from the coding sequence GTGGGCGTCTGGCGCAAGTGGATCTTCCCGACCGTTCGCATCGTGGTCATCGCGGTCATCGCGGTGGCGCTCACGAAGCTGGCGTTCTTCCCCGACCGGTCCGAGCCCGAGGCCGAGGCGCTCGTGCCGACGGGCTCGGTGTCCGAGCCGCAGATCCCCGTCGAGCGGGGCGTCATCGCCAACGACGTGCTGCTCACGGGCACGGTCGATGCGGATGCCTCGGTGCCGGTGAAGGCCGCGGCCACGGGGCCGGTCGACGAGGTGTTCGTGAAGGTCGGGCAGCGAGTCGACGCCGGCCAGAAGCTGTTCGACATCAAGGTCGAGGACGAGATCGACCCGGCTGCGCTCGCCGAACCTGCGGCGCCGCCGGCCGGCGGGGAGCCGCAGCCGGCGGCCCCGCCGCAGCCGACGTTCCACTACGAGAAGGTGCTGGCGCCGATCGCCGGAGTGCTCTCGTCGCTCGACGTGATCCCCGGACAGCCGGTCTCGACCGGCGAGGTCGCCGGCCAGGTCGCGCCGCCGAGCTTCAGCGTCACGGCGACGCTGAGCCCCGAGCAGCAGTACCGGCTGACGAGTGCGCCGACCGAGGCCGTGGTGACGATCGCCGGCGGCCCGGCTCCGTTCACGTGCACGGGCCTCAAGATCGCCACTCCGCTGGCCGGGAGCGGGCAGCCGAGCACCGATGGCGGAGCGCCAGCCGAGACCGGGGCGACGACGGTGCGCTGCGCCGTGCCCGGCGACGTGCAGGTCTTCCCAGGGCTCTCCGCGCAGGTGAAGATCTCGGCGGGCAGCGCCGAGGACGTGCTCACCGTGCCGACGACCGCGGTCGAGGGCGGTGCCGAGACGGGCGTCGTGTGGCGCGTCGGCGACGACGGCGAACCGGTGGAGCAGCCCGTGAAGCTCGGCCTCTCCGACGGTTCGAAGGTCGAGGTGATCGAGGGGGTCGCCGAGGGCGACGTGGTGCTGCAGTTCGTTCCGGGGGCCGAGGCCGGTGAGGGCGAGACGTGCGTGGCGACGTCCGACGGCGCCATGATGTGCGGAATGCCGGTCAAGTGA
- a CDS encoding ribonuclease J — translation MPDTVIDPAPLAAGTLRIIPIGGLGEVGRNMTSYEIDGKILIVDCGVLFPEEHQPGVDLILPDFGFLRDRLDDIVGVVLTHGHEDHIGAVPYLLKLRGDIPLIGSQLTLALVEAKLKEHRIAPYTMTVKEGQAEEIGPFDLEFIAVNHSIPDALAVAIITDAGTVLATGDFKMDQLPLDGRLTDLREFARLGEEGVDLFMVDSTNADVPGFTPLEREIGPVLDQVISRAPKKVVVASFSSHVHRVQQVLDAAHANGRRVALLGRSMVRNMTIAADLGYLNVPEGVLVDYKKAGDIPDEKIVYMSTGSQGEPMAVLSRMANRDHQIEIGEGDTVILASSLIPGNENAVYRVIDGLTKLGANVVHKANAKVHVSGHAAAGELLYCYNILKPANVLPIHGEYRHLQANAKLARDTGVPPENTFIGENGTVYDMTDGVVREVGQLDLGFVYVDGSTVGEITDADLKDRRILGEEGFISVIVVVDATTGRVISGPEIHARGFAEDDAVFEDVKPKIVAALADAAQNGVRDSHALQQLVRRTLGTWVNRRLRRRPMLVPLVIEA, via the coding sequence GTGCCCGACACCGTCATCGATCCCGCTCCGCTCGCAGCAGGGACGCTCCGCATCATCCCGATCGGCGGCCTCGGGGAGGTCGGCCGCAACATGACGAGCTACGAGATCGACGGCAAGATCCTCATCGTCGACTGCGGCGTGCTCTTCCCCGAAGAGCACCAGCCGGGCGTCGACCTGATCCTGCCCGACTTCGGCTTCCTCCGCGACCGACTCGACGACATCGTCGGCGTCGTGCTCACGCACGGCCACGAGGACCACATCGGCGCCGTGCCGTACCTCCTGAAGCTCCGCGGCGACATCCCCCTGATCGGCTCGCAGCTGACGCTCGCGCTCGTCGAGGCGAAGCTCAAGGAGCACCGCATCGCGCCGTACACGATGACCGTGAAGGAGGGGCAGGCCGAGGAGATCGGCCCGTTCGACCTCGAGTTCATCGCGGTGAACCACTCGATCCCCGACGCGCTCGCCGTGGCGATCATCACCGACGCGGGCACGGTGCTCGCGACCGGCGACTTCAAGATGGACCAGCTGCCGCTCGATGGCCGCCTCACCGACCTGCGCGAGTTCGCGCGCCTCGGCGAAGAGGGCGTCGACCTGTTCATGGTCGATTCGACGAACGCGGATGTCCCGGGGTTCACGCCGCTCGAGCGCGAGATCGGTCCCGTGCTCGACCAGGTGATCTCGCGGGCCCCGAAGAAGGTCGTGGTCGCGAGCTTCTCGAGCCACGTGCACCGCGTGCAGCAGGTGCTCGACGCGGCGCACGCGAACGGGCGTCGCGTGGCCCTCCTCGGCCGCAGCATGGTGCGCAACATGACCATCGCCGCCGACCTCGGCTACCTGAACGTGCCCGAGGGGGTGCTCGTCGACTACAAGAAGGCCGGCGACATCCCCGACGAGAAGATCGTGTACATGTCGACGGGGTCGCAGGGCGAGCCCATGGCCGTGCTCAGCCGCATGGCGAACCGCGACCACCAGATCGAGATCGGCGAGGGCGACACGGTCATCCTCGCGTCGAGCCTCATCCCGGGCAACGAGAATGCGGTCTACCGCGTCATCGACGGGCTGACGAAGCTCGGTGCGAACGTCGTGCACAAGGCGAACGCGAAGGTGCACGTCTCGGGCCACGCGGCCGCGGGCGAGTTGCTCTACTGCTACAACATCCTGAAGCCCGCGAACGTGCTGCCGATCCACGGCGAGTACCGTCACCTCCAGGCGAACGCGAAGCTCGCCCGCGACACCGGCGTCCCGCCCGAGAACACCTTCATCGGCGAGAACGGCACGGTCTACGACATGACCGACGGCGTCGTGCGCGAGGTCGGCCAGCTCGACCTCGGCTTCGTCTACGTCGACGGGTCGACGGTCGGCGAGATCACCGACGCCGACCTCAAGGACCGCCGCATCCTCGGCGAAGAGGGCTTCATCTCGGTCATCGTCGTCGTGGATGCCACGACCGGGCGCGTCATCTCGGGCCCCGAGATCCACGCCCGAGGCTTCGCCGAGGACGACGCCGTGTTCGAGGATGTGAAGCCCAAGATCGTCGCCGCGCTCGCCGACGCCGCGCAGAACGGGGTGCGCGACTCGCACGCCCTGCAGCAGCTCGTGCGCCGCACGCTCGGCACGTGGGTGAACCGGCGCCTCCGCCGCCGCCCGATGCTCGTGCCGCTCGTCATCGAGGCGTAG
- the dapA gene encoding 4-hydroxy-tetrahydrodipicolinate synthase, producing the protein MTAENPFGQVLVALVTPMTADGEVDWPGVEKHIDDVISAGADGIVVTGTTGETSTLTDPEKLRLVEVGKDVAAGRAKIITGGGSNETAHAIELYQHSEKAGADGIMIVTPYYNKPTQAGILTHFRMVADATDLPVILYDIPGRTGVPIKYETILRLAKHPNILAVKDAKGDFSEVSRVLNQTDLMYFSGDDANVLPHLAIGATGLIGVTANIAPAPYRTIVDAVNRGDLKAATDAHKQLEPLVRATMTHVPGTVAAKYILHGLGRISSPRVRLPLVGPEEWEAALIEDEIDLVRGVEGVDFHNFRPDRNAAAGGALPKVAGTTR; encoded by the coding sequence GTGACTGCAGAGAACCCCTTCGGACAAGTGCTCGTCGCGCTCGTCACGCCGATGACGGCGGACGGCGAGGTCGATTGGCCCGGGGTCGAGAAGCACATCGACGACGTCATCTCGGCGGGAGCCGACGGCATCGTCGTCACGGGCACCACCGGCGAGACGTCGACGCTCACCGACCCCGAGAAGCTGCGGCTCGTCGAGGTCGGCAAGGACGTCGCGGCCGGCCGGGCCAAGATCATCACGGGCGGCGGCTCGAACGAGACCGCGCACGCGATCGAGCTGTACCAGCACAGCGAGAAGGCCGGCGCCGACGGCATCATGATCGTCACGCCGTACTACAACAAGCCGACCCAGGCCGGCATCCTGACCCACTTCCGTATGGTCGCCGACGCGACCGACCTGCCGGTGATCCTCTACGACATCCCGGGCCGCACGGGTGTGCCGATCAAGTACGAGACGATCCTGCGGCTCGCGAAGCATCCGAACATCCTGGCCGTGAAGGACGCCAAGGGCGACTTCTCCGAGGTCAGCCGGGTGCTCAACCAGACCGACCTCATGTACTTCTCGGGCGACGACGCGAACGTGCTGCCGCACCTCGCGATCGGGGCCACGGGCCTCATCGGCGTCACCGCGAACATCGCACCGGCGCCGTACCGCACGATCGTCGACGCCGTGAACCGCGGCGACCTCAAGGCGGCCACCGACGCGCACAAGCAGCTCGAGCCGCTCGTGCGCGCCACGATGACCCACGTGCCCGGCACCGTCGCGGCGAAGTACATCCTGCACGGCCTCGGCCGCATCTCGAGTCCCCGCGTGCGCCTGCCGCTCGTCGGCCCCGAGGAGTGGGAGGCCGCGCTCATCGAGGACGAGATCGACCTCGTGCGCGGCGTCGAGGGCGTCGACTTCCACAACTTCCGGCCCGACCGCAACGCCGCCGCCGGCGGCGCCCTGCCGAAGGTCGCGGGCACCACCCGCTGA
- a CDS encoding type IV toxin-antitoxin system AbiEi family antitoxin domain-containing protein yields the protein MGVSGHEVERWCDRLGGVARTSDLLSAGVDAKSIARAWRVGDIRRVRPGVYATPTAAAEVVTAARHVGMLGCVSRLRRAGVWLLDHDERVHVSMPAHGRRHPHDGCTCVLHWVGGGSGLGECTIVDALAHSLACCGVETFFAALESAMRKRLIDRAGVRRLRAKVPARHRPLVDFARWDADSGLESLLRLRLRAHRIELRSQVMIDGVGRVDFVLGDRLILEADGKGNHVDGFVDLLEQGSRDVAAAAASKRHKDLVRDSAAAERGYVTLRFDYAQIVHDWPRVEAAILASVAHGRHRVSKPGRSSRGRRVG from the coding sequence GTGGGCGTCAGTGGGCATGAAGTCGAACGTTGGTGCGACCGGCTCGGTGGCGTCGCGCGCACCTCCGACCTGCTGTCAGCTGGCGTCGATGCGAAGTCCATCGCTCGGGCATGGCGTGTCGGCGACATCCGCCGAGTCAGACCGGGCGTGTACGCCACGCCGACCGCCGCGGCCGAGGTCGTGACCGCCGCGCGGCATGTCGGGATGCTCGGCTGTGTCTCCCGCTTGCGGCGCGCCGGTGTGTGGTTGCTCGATCACGACGAGCGCGTGCACGTCTCGATGCCGGCGCATGGGCGTCGTCATCCGCATGACGGTTGCACATGCGTGCTGCACTGGGTCGGCGGTGGGTCTGGTCTGGGTGAGTGCACGATCGTCGACGCGCTCGCCCACTCGCTCGCGTGCTGTGGCGTCGAGACCTTCTTCGCGGCGCTGGAATCGGCGATGCGCAAGCGGCTGATCGACCGGGCTGGAGTGCGACGACTGCGCGCGAAAGTACCGGCGAGGCACCGCCCGCTGGTCGACTTCGCCAGATGGGACGCCGACAGCGGGCTCGAGTCGTTGTTGCGCCTGCGCCTGCGAGCTCATCGCATCGAACTACGCTCGCAGGTCATGATCGACGGGGTTGGTCGGGTCGACTTCGTACTCGGTGATCGCCTCATCCTCGAGGCCGATGGCAAGGGCAACCACGTCGACGGCTTCGTCGATCTGCTGGAGCAGGGCAGTCGTGACGTAGCGGCGGCGGCGGCCTCGAAGCGGCACAAGGACCTGGTGCGAGATTCGGCCGCGGCCGAGCGCGGGTACGTCACGCTTCGATTCGACTACGCGCAGATCGTCCATGACTGGCCGCGTGTCGAGGCGGCGATCCTCGCGAGCGTCGCGCACGGGCGGCACCGAGTCTCGAAGCCCGGTCGCTCATCGCGCGGCCGGCGCGTCGGATGA
- a CDS encoding dihydrofolate reductase codes for MGLVWAQADGGVIGRDGGMPWHVPEDLAHFKAVTLGAPVVMGRKTWDSLDPRYRPLPGRRNIVVSRQVDGVFDGAERAGTLDDALALVSDAERVWVIGGGQLFAEALDRPGLVDVVEVTELVHPGGFIPEPGDVRAPAVPDAFRLETIDPESGEHTSRSGIRYRFLTYCR; via the coding sequence ATCGGACTCGTCTGGGCGCAGGCCGACGGGGGCGTCATCGGGCGTGATGGCGGCATGCCATGGCACGTGCCCGAAGACCTCGCGCACTTCAAGGCCGTGACCCTCGGCGCGCCGGTGGTCATGGGGCGCAAGACGTGGGACTCGCTCGACCCGAGGTACCGCCCCCTGCCGGGCCGGCGCAACATCGTCGTCTCCCGTCAGGTCGACGGGGTCTTCGACGGCGCCGAGCGCGCCGGGACGCTCGACGACGCGCTCGCGCTCGTTTCCGACGCCGAGCGGGTCTGGGTGATCGGCGGCGGCCAGCTCTTCGCCGAGGCGCTCGACCGGCCGGGCCTCGTCGACGTGGTCGAGGTCACCGAGCTCGTGCACCCCGGCGGCTTCATCCCCGAGCCCGGCGACGTGCGGGCGCCGGCCGTGCCCGACGCCTTCCGTCTCGAGACGATCGACCCCGAGTCGGGCGAGCACACCTCCCGCAGCGGCATCCGGTACCGCTTCCTCACCTACTGCCGCTGA
- a CDS encoding thymidylate synthase, which produces MSETIATPYEDLLRDVLEHGEAKTDRTGTGTRSVFGRQLRFDLSKGFPLITTKRVHFKSIAYELLWFLQGSSNVAWLQEHGVTIWDEWADEQGELGPVYGVQWRSWPTPSGEVIDQIADVVAQIRSNPDSRRLIVSAWNPADIPSMALAPCHALFQFYVADGRLSCQLYQRSADLFLGVPFNIASYALLTHMVAAQTGLEVGDFVWTGGDCHIYDNHVEQVELQLTRDPYPYPTLRLARVPDSIFDYEYDDFVVEGYEHHPAIRAAVAV; this is translated from the coding sequence ATGTCCGAGACGATCGCCACCCCGTACGAAGACCTCCTCCGCGACGTGCTCGAGCACGGCGAGGCGAAGACCGACCGCACCGGCACCGGCACGCGCAGCGTGTTCGGTCGGCAGCTGCGGTTCGATCTCTCGAAGGGGTTCCCGCTCATCACGACGAAGCGCGTGCACTTCAAGTCGATCGCGTACGAGCTGCTGTGGTTCCTGCAGGGCTCGTCGAACGTCGCCTGGCTGCAGGAGCACGGCGTCACCATCTGGGACGAGTGGGCCGACGAGCAGGGCGAGCTCGGCCCCGTCTACGGCGTGCAGTGGCGGTCGTGGCCGACGCCGTCGGGCGAGGTCATCGACCAGATCGCCGACGTCGTCGCGCAGATCCGGTCGAACCCCGACTCGCGTCGCCTCATCGTCTCCGCCTGGAATCCCGCCGACATCCCCTCGATGGCCCTGGCGCCGTGCCATGCGCTCTTCCAGTTCTACGTGGCCGACGGCAGGCTGTCGTGCCAGCTCTACCAGCGCAGCGCCGACCTCTTCCTCGGGGTGCCGTTCAACATCGCCTCGTACGCGCTCCTCACGCACATGGTCGCCGCGCAGACCGGGCTCGAGGTCGGCGACTTCGTCTGGACGGGCGGCGACTGCCACATCTACGACAACCACGTCGAGCAGGTCGAGCTCCAGCTGACGCGCGACCCGTACCCGTACCCGACCCTGCGGCTCGCCCGGGTCCCCGACTCGATCTTCGACTACGAGTACGACGACTTCGTGGTCGAGGGGTACGAGCACCACCCCGCGATCCGCGCCGCCGTCGCCGTATGA
- a CDS encoding TlpA family protein disulfide reductase: MDLLLALAIGVALVAVSTAVGLVWRAAQGRAVAGSGDRVHPADVGSEPGAFGERATLVQFSTEFCSRCPATARLLGGIADETPGVRHVEVDLTLRADVADRFAVTQTPTTLVIDADGAVRARIGGAPRADVVRAQLDRVLGRQHVDVH, encoded by the coding sequence ATGGACCTCCTGCTCGCCCTCGCGATCGGCGTCGCGCTCGTCGCGGTGTCGACGGCCGTCGGACTCGTCTGGCGTGCGGCGCAGGGTCGGGCGGTCGCGGGCTCCGGCGATCGCGTACACCCGGCCGATGTCGGGTCGGAGCCCGGCGCCTTCGGCGAGCGCGCGACGCTCGTGCAGTTCTCGACCGAGTTCTGCAGCCGCTGCCCCGCGACGGCGCGCCTGCTCGGCGGCATCGCCGACGAGACGCCGGGGGTCAGGCACGTCGAGGTCGACCTGACACTCCGCGCCGACGTCGCCGATCGGTTCGCCGTGACCCAGACCCCGACGACGCTCGTCATCGACGCCGACGGCGCCGTGCGGGCGCGCATCGGCGGGGCGCCGCGCGCCGACGTGGTGCGCGCACAACTCGACCGAGTGCTCGGGAGGCAGCATGTCGACGTCCACTGA
- a CDS encoding DUF4395 domain-containing protein, with translation MSTSTDQQAEHGVRRGIDPRGPRFGAGITAVLLLVTVVLAVAGAETAAFWLLVAIAALFAWGAFAGITRHPYGLLFTTFVRPRLAPPTELEDPRPPTFAQGVGFAVTLAGVVLALLGMPLAVPIAAAIAFFAAFLNAVFGFCLGCWLYLWLVRARVIRTA, from the coding sequence ATGTCGACGTCCACTGATCAGCAAGCCGAGCACGGCGTGCGACGCGGCATCGACCCGCGCGGTCCACGCTTCGGAGCGGGCATCACGGCGGTGCTCCTGCTCGTGACGGTCGTGCTCGCCGTCGCCGGCGCCGAGACGGCGGCCTTCTGGCTGCTCGTCGCGATCGCCGCGCTCTTCGCGTGGGGCGCGTTCGCCGGCATCACCAGGCACCCCTACGGGCTGCTCTTCACGACGTTCGTGCGTCCCCGGCTCGCGCCGCCGACCGAGCTGGAGGACCCGCGTCCGCCGACCTTCGCACAGGGCGTCGGCTTCGCCGTGACGCTCGCGGGCGTCGTGCTCGCACTGCTCGGGATGCCCCTCGCCGTGCCGATCGCGGCTGCGATCGCGTTCTTCGCCGCGTTCCTCAACGCCGTGTTCGGCTTCTGCCTGGGCTGCTGGCTGTACCTGTGGCTCGTGCGGGCGCGGGTCATCCGGACGGCGTGA
- a CDS encoding OsmC family peroxiredoxin yields MALTSEATTVWKGTLFEGSGEVGLDSSGLANFPVNWKARAEGVANTTNPEELLAAAHSSCFSMALSLALAQAGNPAESIQTTAAVTFEPGKGVLGSHLLVSARVPGLSEAEFEAFANDAKAGCPISQALAGIPITIEAELA; encoded by the coding sequence ATGGCACTCACCAGTGAAGCGACCACCGTTTGGAAGGGCACCCTGTTCGAGGGTTCGGGCGAGGTCGGCCTCGACTCGTCGGGGCTCGCGAACTTCCCCGTGAACTGGAAGGCACGCGCCGAGGGCGTGGCCAACACGACCAATCCCGAAGAGCTGCTCGCAGCGGCGCACTCGTCGTGCTTCTCGATGGCGCTGTCGCTCGCGCTCGCGCAGGCCGGCAACCCCGCCGAGAGCATCCAGACGACCGCCGCCGTGACGTTCGAGCCCGGCAAGGGCGTGCTCGGCAGCCACCTGCTCGTGAGCGCTCGGGTGCCGGGCCTCAGCGAGGCCGAGTTCGAGGCCTTCGCGAACGACGCGAAGGCGGGCTGCCCGATCTCGCAGGCGCTCGCGGGCATCCCGATCACGATCGAAGCCGAACTCGCCTGA
- a CDS encoding TIGR01777 family oxidoreductase, which produces MRVLIAGASGYIGTSFRARLHADGHEVVRLVRRRAHESDEVSWSPAAGIIDFTVMDRIDAVVNLAGASLARLPWTKRYRDEILESRITATRTLADAMRKARTPPAVFLSASAVGYYGDRPGELLTEYSSAGGGFLSEVVGRWEAAASLAPEETRTVLVRTGLVVGSGGGAIQRVATLTKFGLSSRLGTGGQHWPWIALDDEVGALVHLLDSKLSGPVNFVGPTPATADRVMRAMAERMRRPHVFGVPEKVLELALGSAADELLLASQKVRPQRLIDDGYRFAHTTVESAIDAMVSAAGDRAR; this is translated from the coding sequence ATGCGAGTCCTGATCGCCGGTGCCTCCGGCTACATCGGCACCTCGTTCAGGGCACGGCTCCACGCGGACGGCCACGAGGTGGTCAGGCTCGTGCGCCGTCGTGCGCACGAGTCAGACGAGGTCTCGTGGTCGCCGGCCGCGGGCATCATCGACTTCACCGTCATGGACCGCATCGACGCGGTCGTCAACCTCGCGGGCGCCTCGCTCGCCCGGCTGCCGTGGACGAAGCGGTATCGCGACGAGATCCTCGAGTCGCGCATCACCGCCACCCGCACCCTCGCCGATGCGATGCGCAAGGCGCGCACGCCGCCGGCGGTGTTCCTCAGCGCGTCGGCGGTCGGCTACTACGGCGACCGCCCCGGTGAGCTGCTGACCGAGTACTCGAGCGCGGGCGGCGGGTTCCTCTCCGAGGTCGTCGGCCGCTGGGAGGCCGCCGCATCGCTGGCTCCCGAGGAGACCCGCACCGTGCTCGTGCGCACGGGCCTCGTGGTCGGCTCGGGAGGCGGGGCGATTCAGCGCGTGGCGACGCTCACGAAGTTCGGCCTCTCGAGCCGGCTCGGCACGGGCGGCCAGCACTGGCCGTGGATCGCGCTCGACGACGAGGTCGGCGCGCTCGTGCACCTGCTCGACTCGAAGCTCTCGGGCCCCGTCAACTTCGTGGGCCCGACGCCGGCGACCGCCGACCGGGTGATGCGCGCGATGGCCGAGCGGATGCGACGGCCGCACGTCTTCGGCGTGCCCGAGAAGGTGCTCGAGCTCGCGCTCGGCAGCGCCGCCGACGAACTGCTGCTCGCCAGCCAGAAGGTCAGGCCGCAACGCCTCATCGACGACGGCTACCGGTTCGCGCACACGACCGTCGAGTCGGCGATCGACGCGATGGTCAGCGCTGCCGGCGATCGAGCTCGATAG